A portion of the Nitrospira sp. genome contains these proteins:
- the thiL gene encoding thiamine-phosphate kinase translates to MPSGRSRRTNPVGSEFGLIRLLHAQAARPDRQVFKGIGDDTAILKTSSDEWTLITTDLLAEGVHFDPGTSSFEDIGYRAAIANLSDIAAMGGTPRFMLVAIAIPPTCSTAQIQRLYRGMMQAADPYRVCLVGGDTSASKSGLFLSITLTGTVQPRRALLRSGARVGDRLYVTGTLGDSRAGLDLLTAAARIGAAKLRPAHARFLLARHHRPSARIAEGRWLVKHGLAGAAIDLSDGLTGDLRHLCEESGVGAEVLAGSLPISPACLAYASTCGRDPQQVGLQGGEDYELLFTVPRRKQEQFERLAANTDFCFTCIGSITPKRLGLRLRTEAGTTQPLPVTSYEHFLRPS, encoded by the coding sequence ATGCCGTCAGGCCGATCCCGCCGGACCAACCCTGTCGGTAGCGAGTTCGGCCTGATCCGGCTCCTGCACGCGCAGGCCGCCCGACCGGACCGGCAGGTGTTCAAAGGGATCGGCGATGACACGGCCATTCTCAAAACCTCGTCCGACGAATGGACACTCATCACCACGGACCTCCTGGCGGAAGGTGTCCACTTCGATCCCGGCACATCCTCCTTTGAAGACATTGGATATCGAGCGGCCATCGCCAACCTGAGCGATATCGCCGCGATGGGTGGAACCCCCCGCTTCATGCTGGTCGCCATTGCGATTCCGCCGACCTGTTCGACAGCACAGATTCAGCGGCTGTATCGCGGCATGATGCAAGCCGCCGATCCCTATCGGGTCTGCCTGGTCGGCGGAGACACGTCCGCCTCCAAGTCCGGCCTGTTTCTCAGCATCACGCTCACCGGAACCGTACAACCTCGACGCGCGCTCCTGCGCAGCGGCGCCCGCGTCGGCGACCGGCTGTACGTGACCGGCACACTCGGCGACTCCCGCGCAGGGCTGGACCTCCTGACAGCTGCGGCCCGCATCGGAGCGGCAAAACTACGTCCCGCACACGCCCGCTTTCTGCTCGCGCGTCACCACCGGCCGTCCGCCCGCATTGCGGAAGGCCGATGGCTGGTGAAACATGGACTCGCGGGTGCGGCGATCGACCTGTCCGATGGTCTGACCGGTGACCTTCGACACCTCTGCGAAGAGAGCGGCGTCGGAGCGGAAGTGCTTGCCGGCTCACTCCCGATTTCTCCGGCCTGCCTGGCCTATGCCTCGACTTGCGGCCGTGATCCTCAGCAGGTCGGGTTACAGGGCGGTGAAGACTATGAGCTTCTGTTCACCGTTCCGCGCCGCAAGCAAGAACAATTCGAACGGCTGGCGGCGAACACCGATTTTTGCTTCACCTGTATCGGCTCGATCACACCCAAGCGGCTCGGTCTGCGCTTACGGACCGAAGCAGGAACCACGCAACCGCTGCCGGTCACCAGTTACGAACATTTTCTGCGGCCCTCTTAG
- the lon gene encoding endopeptidase La produces MAEAVEQDFSSNQNLEPPDQLPLLPVRDIVVFPYMVLPLFVGREMSIKAIEAALAGNRMLFLATQKSLDVENPQPDDIHTVGTVGIIMRMLKLPDERIKILVQGLAKGRIEEYIQNDPYYSVRIEKLVETKQAGSTLETEAVMRTVKEQIEKIVSLGKVLIPDVMVVIENLEDPGRLADMVASNLGLKVDITQAVLEIVDPIQRLRQISEILSKEIDVLSMQQKIQAQAKGEMDKTQREYFLREQLKAIQKELGELDERAEEVAEFRKRIKDAKMPEKVLKETEKQLKRLEKMHPDTAESATVRTYLEWMVELPWNKKSKDNLDLKAAMKVLNEDHYDLEKVKERIVEYLAVRKLKEKMKGPILCFVGPPGVGKTSLGKSIARALGREFVRISLGGVRDEAEIRGHRRTYVGALPGRIIQGMKQAGTNNPVFMLDEVDKVGMDFRGDPSAALLEVLDPEQNSTFTDHYLGVPFDLTEVMFVTTANLMDPILPALRDRMEVIDIPGYTEEEKLGIAQKYLIPRQMNEHGITEKHIRVNEPAIRHIISHYTREAGVRNLEREIANLMRKVAKKVAEGKSECQIIDQTNLNKFLGVAKFVPEAELEKDEIGVATGLAWTESGGDVLYIEATVMKGKGQLTLTGHLGDVMKESAQAALSYVRSREKTLGISPDIFAKNDIHIHVPAGATPKDGPSAGITMATAIASALAKIPVRRDLAMTGEITLRGRVLPIGGLKEKILAAKRAKLSTVVLPKRNKKDLEEIPKHILKGIEMIFVDTVDDVIKAALRRPSSGKPRASAPKTPVKKSARAITSKRTTGSPRKRLHLPTASPSLIL; encoded by the coding sequence ATGGCTGAAGCAGTAGAACAAGACTTCTCAAGCAACCAGAACCTCGAACCGCCGGACCAGCTGCCCCTGCTGCCCGTCCGGGATATCGTCGTGTTTCCCTACATGGTGCTCCCGCTGTTTGTCGGACGCGAGATGTCGATCAAGGCGATCGAAGCCGCGCTCGCGGGCAACCGCATGTTGTTCCTCGCCACTCAGAAATCCCTGGATGTGGAAAACCCGCAACCGGACGACATTCATACCGTCGGCACCGTGGGCATCATCATGCGGATGCTCAAGCTGCCCGACGAACGGATTAAGATTTTAGTCCAGGGACTCGCCAAGGGACGGATCGAAGAATACATCCAAAACGACCCCTACTATTCGGTCCGCATCGAGAAACTCGTTGAGACGAAGCAGGCCGGATCCACGCTGGAGACCGAGGCCGTCATGCGCACGGTCAAGGAGCAGATCGAGAAGATCGTCAGCCTCGGCAAGGTGCTGATTCCCGACGTGATGGTGGTCATCGAAAATCTGGAAGACCCCGGCCGGCTCGCCGACATGGTGGCCTCCAATCTCGGACTGAAGGTCGACATCACGCAGGCCGTCCTGGAGATCGTGGACCCGATTCAACGGCTGCGCCAGATCAGCGAAATCCTGTCCAAGGAAATCGATGTCCTCTCCATGCAGCAGAAGATCCAGGCGCAAGCCAAAGGGGAGATGGACAAGACCCAGCGCGAATACTTCTTGCGCGAACAGCTGAAAGCCATCCAGAAAGAACTCGGCGAGTTGGACGAACGGGCGGAGGAAGTGGCGGAATTCCGCAAGCGCATCAAAGACGCCAAAATGCCCGAGAAGGTCCTCAAGGAAACCGAAAAGCAGCTCAAGCGGCTGGAAAAAATGCATCCGGACACGGCGGAATCGGCCACGGTCCGGACCTATCTGGAATGGATGGTCGAGCTCCCGTGGAATAAGAAATCGAAAGACAATCTCGACCTGAAAGCCGCGATGAAGGTCCTGAACGAGGACCACTACGACTTGGAAAAGGTGAAAGAACGCATCGTCGAATACCTCGCCGTGCGCAAGCTCAAAGAGAAAATGAAGGGGCCCATCCTTTGTTTCGTGGGACCGCCCGGCGTCGGCAAAACCTCGCTCGGCAAATCCATCGCCCGCGCACTCGGCCGCGAGTTCGTCCGGATCAGTCTGGGCGGAGTCCGCGACGAGGCTGAAATCCGAGGGCATCGCCGGACCTACGTCGGCGCACTGCCGGGACGGATTATCCAGGGCATGAAACAGGCCGGCACGAACAATCCCGTGTTCATGCTCGACGAGGTCGACAAAGTCGGGATGGATTTCCGCGGCGATCCTTCGGCCGCGCTGCTGGAAGTGCTGGATCCCGAACAAAACAGCACCTTCACCGATCACTATCTCGGAGTGCCCTTCGACCTGACCGAAGTCATGTTCGTCACGACGGCCAACCTCATGGATCCGATTCTGCCCGCGTTACGGGATCGCATGGAAGTCATCGACATCCCGGGATATACGGAAGAAGAGAAGCTCGGGATCGCGCAGAAGTACTTAATTCCCAGACAGATGAACGAGCACGGCATTACCGAAAAACATATCCGCGTGAACGAGCCGGCCATCCGCCACATCATCTCGCACTATACGCGCGAGGCCGGAGTCCGGAACCTCGAACGGGAAATCGCCAACCTCATGCGGAAAGTAGCCAAGAAGGTCGCCGAGGGCAAATCCGAGTGTCAGATCATCGACCAGACCAATTTGAACAAGTTTCTGGGTGTGGCGAAGTTCGTTCCGGAGGCGGAACTTGAAAAAGACGAAATCGGCGTCGCCACAGGCCTTGCCTGGACGGAAAGCGGCGGCGACGTGCTGTACATCGAAGCGACCGTCATGAAGGGCAAGGGGCAACTCACCCTCACCGGGCATCTCGGCGACGTCATGAAAGAATCCGCGCAGGCGGCCCTGAGTTATGTTCGCTCGAGAGAAAAGACCCTGGGCATCAGCCCCGACATCTTCGCCAAGAACGACATTCACATTCACGTGCCGGCCGGCGCCACACCGAAAGACGGACCGTCGGCCGGCATTACCATGGCCACGGCCATCGCCTCGGCGCTGGCCAAGATCCCCGTACGGCGCGATCTCGCGATGACCGGCGAAATCACCTTGCGCGGGCGCGTGCTGCCGATCGGAGGCCTGAAGGAAAAAATCCTCGCGGCCAAACGGGCAAAACTCTCGACCGTCGTCCTACCGAAGCGCAACAAGAAGGACCTGGAGGAAATTCCCAAACATATCCTCAAGGGCATCGAGATGATCTTCGTCGATACGGTCGACGATGTCATCAAGGCGGCCCTGCGACGACCATCGTCCGGCAAACCGCGCGCATCAGCTCCGAAGACTCCGGTCAAGAAATCAGCGCGCGCGATCACATCCAAGCGGACGACCGGCTCGCCCCGGAAAAGGCTCCACCTTCCGACGGCTTCACCATCGTTGATTCTCTGA
- the galU gene encoding UTP--glucose-1-phosphate uridylyltransferase GalU: MTRTDVRKAIIPAAGLGTRFLPATKASPKEMLPLVDKPLIQYVVEEAVASGIEDIIVITGRGKRAIEDHFDRSLELEENLKGSGKGQVLNQMRHISNLANFCYVRQPEAMGLGHAVLCAQHLIGDEPFAVILGDEIIDAAVPGLAQLIHIYKQRKGAVLGVQEVPPQEVSRYGIISARGLGKGLHRVDDLVEKPAPADAPSNLAVIGRYVLPPEIFPILRKTPPGKNGEIQLTDALRQLVKHTPMFAHEIEGQRHDAGDKLGFLIATVELALKNPSLGPAFGEFLQQRLRPTAADIRRRGPSRSGQGRTRTTN, from the coding sequence ATGACAAGAACAGATGTACGTAAAGCTATTATTCCCGCTGCCGGACTGGGCACTCGCTTCCTCCCCGCCACCAAAGCCTCTCCCAAAGAGATGCTGCCGCTGGTCGACAAACCGCTGATTCAATACGTCGTGGAAGAAGCCGTCGCATCCGGTATCGAAGACATCATCGTCATCACGGGTCGCGGCAAGCGCGCGATCGAAGACCACTTCGACCGTTCCCTGGAACTGGAAGAAAATCTCAAGGGCAGCGGCAAGGGGCAGGTGCTCAACCAGATGCGGCACATTTCGAATCTGGCCAACTTCTGTTATGTCCGCCAGCCGGAAGCCATGGGCCTCGGGCACGCCGTGCTCTGCGCCCAGCACCTGATCGGCGATGAGCCGTTCGCCGTCATCTTGGGCGATGAAATCATCGACGCGGCGGTCCCCGGCCTCGCCCAGCTCATTCATATTTACAAGCAACGCAAAGGCGCCGTCCTGGGCGTGCAGGAAGTTCCGCCCCAGGAGGTAAGCCGATACGGCATCATCTCGGCCCGAGGCCTCGGCAAGGGTCTGCACCGGGTCGACGATCTGGTCGAAAAACCGGCCCCCGCCGATGCACCGTCGAATCTCGCCGTCATCGGCCGGTATGTCCTGCCGCCGGAGATCTTCCCGATCCTCCGCAAGACGCCTCCGGGTAAGAACGGAGAAATCCAGCTGACCGACGCCTTGCGGCAACTCGTCAAGCACACCCCGATGTTCGCCCACGAAATCGAGGGACAGCGGCACGATGCGGGCGACAAACTCGGATTCCTCATTGCCACCGTGGAATTGGCGCTCAAGAACCCGTCCTTGGGACCTGCGTTCGGCGAGTTCCTGCAACAACGACTCCGACCGACCGCCGCCGACATACGTCGCCGCGGCCCAAGCCGATCCGGCCAAGGTCGAACACGCACCACCAACTAG
- the bamA gene encoding outer membrane protein assembly factor BamA, with protein MTKSGGRRWVPILILALVAFYAFGVEAPLYAQDGVPTVTSVTIRGQKRIELQAIEGRLTLKANDRFTADALREQVKILYGTGYFEDVQVETEPAAGGVSVGFVVREKPFITEIVFDGNEELSDDKLKEKITIKSQTFLDQQQAKESAEKIRLAYQEDGYYNCQVIPVIQAVDEDRKRLTYFIKEGTKAKVLHINFEGMRAVTKEEVFKVTATREWIPWYGLITQLKVPSLLSDAGVLKREELGNDIERMREVYLNKGYLNVQISQPTLELSQDKKWFEINYSIVEGEPFIVQEVGFRGNTVFEDHELREGLNIRPGEIFQRAKIRGEITRITDLYGAKGYVFADVVPNVTPDNNSRTATILLNVKEGEMMRIREIHVNGNDKTRDNVVRRELRLDEQDVVDTLALKRSFQRLNNLNFFETVEILPQQVDVDKVDLNVKVKEKPTGQFSIGGGFSTLDKLVAIADITEGNLGGNGWLGRIRGQLGQQRSLGLVTFRNPYVNDSYNALQLDIYRSMTNYISYFESKSGVSATWSRWLSEYVNGSISLFGEQLKYSDPEPGLCPDFIPLICGQLGTQSSTGFRTSIFRDTRDYYLDPRTGWRFSLGVDYGTPALGGSNHFFKYYADVIKYTPLIYDTRFSVHVRYGSTEGIGGRPIPLTERFFVGGINTMRGFVFGRAGPVTPNGSLLGSAKELIFNNDFIFTISSEAKLNGVFFFDYGNGFDDNEPVQFNKLRSAAGFEARWISPFGPLRAAYGINLDPRPTERMGVFEFTIGSLF; from the coding sequence GTGACCAAGTCGGGAGGCAGGCGGTGGGTGCCGATTCTTATTCTCGCGCTGGTGGCCTTCTACGCGTTCGGTGTAGAGGCGCCTTTGTACGCTCAGGACGGTGTGCCGACGGTCACGTCGGTCACCATTCGCGGGCAGAAGCGCATTGAACTCCAGGCGATCGAGGGGCGTCTCACGCTCAAGGCCAACGATCGTTTCACGGCCGACGCGCTCCGCGAGCAGGTCAAGATTCTGTACGGCACCGGCTACTTTGAAGACGTACAAGTGGAGACGGAACCGGCCGCGGGAGGTGTGTCCGTCGGGTTTGTCGTTCGGGAAAAGCCCTTCATTACGGAGATCGTGTTTGACGGCAACGAGGAATTGAGCGACGACAAGCTCAAGGAAAAGATCACGATCAAAAGCCAGACGTTCCTCGATCAGCAGCAGGCCAAGGAGAGCGCGGAAAAAATCCGGCTCGCCTATCAAGAGGACGGCTATTACAACTGTCAGGTCATTCCCGTCATCCAGGCGGTGGACGAGGACCGGAAACGGTTGACCTACTTTATCAAGGAAGGCACCAAGGCCAAAGTCCTCCATATCAATTTCGAGGGCATGCGGGCCGTGACCAAGGAAGAAGTCTTTAAGGTGACGGCGACACGGGAATGGATTCCCTGGTATGGACTCATCACGCAGTTGAAGGTGCCGTCCCTGCTGTCCGATGCCGGCGTGCTGAAACGCGAGGAACTGGGCAACGATATCGAGCGCATGCGGGAAGTCTATTTGAACAAGGGCTATCTGAACGTGCAGATCAGCCAGCCGACGCTGGAACTGAGCCAGGACAAGAAGTGGTTCGAAATCAACTATTCGATCGTTGAGGGCGAGCCGTTCATCGTGCAGGAAGTCGGATTTCGCGGGAACACGGTGTTCGAGGATCATGAATTACGCGAAGGCCTGAACATCAGACCGGGCGAAATTTTTCAGCGGGCCAAGATCCGGGGAGAAATCACCCGGATCACGGATCTGTACGGCGCGAAGGGGTATGTGTTCGCCGACGTCGTGCCGAACGTGACGCCCGACAACAATTCGCGCACGGCCACGATTCTCCTCAATGTGAAAGAGGGGGAAATGATGCGGATCCGCGAGATCCACGTCAACGGCAACGATAAGACCCGCGACAATGTGGTGCGTCGCGAACTGCGGTTGGATGAGCAGGATGTGGTCGACACCCTGGCGTTGAAACGCAGTTTCCAGCGATTGAACAATCTCAATTTTTTCGAGACCGTCGAAATTCTGCCGCAGCAGGTCGATGTGGACAAGGTCGACCTCAATGTGAAAGTGAAGGAGAAGCCCACCGGCCAGTTCAGCATCGGCGGTGGATTCAGCACATTGGACAAGCTGGTGGCGATTGCGGATATCACCGAAGGAAATCTCGGCGGGAACGGCTGGTTGGGTCGAATCCGCGGGCAATTGGGCCAGCAACGATCGTTGGGATTGGTGACGTTCCGCAACCCCTACGTAAACGATTCGTACAATGCCCTGCAGCTGGATATTTATCGGTCGATGACCAACTACATTTCCTACTTCGAGTCGAAATCGGGTGTCAGCGCGACCTGGAGCCGATGGTTGTCGGAGTATGTGAACGGGAGTATCAGTCTGTTCGGCGAGCAACTCAAGTACAGCGATCCCGAGCCAGGGCTGTGCCCGGATTTCATTCCGCTCATCTGCGGTCAGCTCGGGACGCAATCGTCGACGGGTTTTCGTACCTCGATTTTTCGCGACACGCGCGACTATTACCTGGATCCGCGCACCGGCTGGCGCTTCAGTCTCGGGGTCGACTACGGGACGCCTGCGCTGGGCGGCAGCAATCACTTTTTCAAGTATTATGCGGACGTGATCAAGTATACGCCGTTGATCTACGATACGCGGTTCTCGGTGCACGTTCGGTACGGCTCGACGGAGGGGATCGGGGGCCGGCCCATTCCCCTCACCGAGCGGTTCTTCGTCGGCGGTATCAACACCATGCGCGGATTCGTGTTCGGGCGGGCGGGGCCTGTGACGCCGAACGGATCCCTCTTGGGGTCCGCGAAGGAACTCATTTTCAACAACGATTTTATCTTCACGATTTCGTCCGAAGCGAAGTTGAACGGCGTGTTCTTCTTCGATTACGGAAATGGGTTCGACGATAACGAACCGGTGCAGTTTAACAAACTGCGGAGCGCGGCCGGGTTCGAAGCCAGGTGGATTTCTCCGTTCGGCCCCTTGCGGGCGGCCTACGGAATCAACCTGGATCCCCGGCCGACGGAGCGAATGGGTGTGTTCGAGTTTACGATCGGGTCGTTGTTCTGA
- a CDS encoding OmpH family outer membrane protein, which yields MGGPVSCSGSRGAGRAGMCLALLTLSLLVGGCRSNHSTVPTATRIGVVDPQRVLSDTNAGKKAKDMLASFAKNRQALIELEEKELRRMEEDFMKQGSVLSANAKREREEQFRRRMSEYQQKVTDLNREVQDKQKEVLDGFREKIETLSGRVAKRLELQAVFDRGRGGPTLYFDEAVDVSSQVIEEFNKTYP from the coding sequence ATGGGGGGACCAGTGAGTTGCAGCGGATCGAGGGGAGCCGGTCGGGCCGGGATGTGCCTGGCGCTCCTGACCCTGTCGTTGCTGGTCGGCGGATGCCGGTCGAATCATTCGACGGTGCCGACGGCAACGCGTATCGGCGTGGTGGATCCCCAGCGGGTGTTGAGCGACACCAATGCCGGGAAGAAGGCGAAGGACATGCTGGCGTCTTTCGCCAAGAACCGGCAGGCCTTGATCGAGTTGGAGGAAAAAGAGTTGCGGCGGATGGAAGAAGACTTCATGAAGCAGGGCAGTGTGTTGAGCGCCAATGCCAAGCGCGAGCGGGAAGAGCAATTCCGTCGCCGCATGTCGGAGTACCAGCAGAAGGTTACCGACCTGAATCGCGAAGTGCAGGATAAGCAGAAAGAGGTGCTGGACGGATTCCGCGAAAAAATTGAAACCTTGTCGGGTCGAGTGGCCAAACGGTTGGAACTCCAGGCCGTGTTCGATCGCGGCCGCGGCGGGCCCACGCTGTACTTCGACGAGGCGGTGGATGTGTCGTCGCAGGTGATCGAAGAATTCAATAAAACGTATCCATGA
- a CDS encoding OmpH family outer membrane protein, which translates to MNVRTWIVAGAVPVVLAWLAQPVQAADRIKVAMMDQQQVVERSVAGKRALEDLKSYSTTRQKIIDSDDQELKELEKALQDSALTEEVRKEKQEQFRAKLEAYQRRIQDFNREVQEKQKGMVLDFAQRIHAAVSAVAQKEGYTAVIDRGSESTIKIVVYGHPSVDLTEQIVKEFDRQNK; encoded by the coding sequence ATGAACGTACGTACTTGGATCGTAGCGGGTGCGGTGCCGGTGGTGTTGGCGTGGCTGGCGCAGCCTGTGCAGGCAGCCGACCGCATCAAGGTCGCGATGATGGACCAGCAACAGGTCGTCGAGCGGAGCGTGGCCGGAAAACGCGCCCTGGAAGATCTCAAAAGTTATTCGACGACGCGCCAGAAGATCATCGATTCCGACGACCAGGAATTGAAGGAGCTTGAAAAGGCGCTCCAGGACAGCGCGCTCACCGAAGAGGTTCGCAAGGAAAAGCAGGAACAATTCAGGGCGAAGCTGGAGGCCTACCAGCGCCGGATTCAGGACTTCAACCGTGAGGTGCAGGAGAAGCAGAAAGGCATGGTCCTTGATTTTGCGCAGCGCATCCATGCCGCGGTCTCCGCGGTGGCTCAGAAGGAAGGGTATACCGCCGTCATCGACCGGGGCAGTGAGTCCACCATTAAGATCGTCGTGTACGGCCATCCGTCGGTCGACCTGACGGAGCAGATCGTCAAGGAGTTCGACCGGCAAAACAAATAG
- the fabZ gene encoding 3-hydroxyacyl-ACP dehydratase FabZ: MSVMDNVEIQSILPHRYPFLLVDRIHELDPDRRIVGIKNVTINEPFFQGHFPGRPVMPGVLILEALAQVGGVLAFKSLGPVGRPVVYLTGIDGAKFRKPVVPGDILRLEVDVLKKRAPFWKMQGRAFVESELVCEAEVTAMVTDEKAAGGK; the protein is encoded by the coding sequence ATGTCAGTGATGGACAATGTTGAGATTCAATCGATCCTTCCCCACCGGTATCCGTTCTTGCTGGTCGATCGCATTCACGAACTCGATCCGGACCGCCGGATCGTCGGCATTAAGAATGTGACGATCAACGAACCGTTTTTTCAGGGGCATTTCCCCGGTCGTCCGGTCATGCCCGGGGTGTTGATCCTTGAGGCTCTGGCCCAGGTCGGCGGGGTATTGGCCTTCAAGTCGCTCGGGCCGGTCGGCCGACCGGTCGTGTATTTGACCGGCATCGACGGGGCGAAGTTCCGGAAGCCGGTGGTCCCGGGTGACATTCTCCGCTTGGAAGTGGATGTGCTGAAGAAACGCGCGCCGTTCTGGAAGATGCAAGGCAGGGCCTTTGTCGAGTCCGAGCTGGTGTGCGAAGCGGAAGTCACGGCCATGGTGACGGATGAGAAGGCGGCCGGGGGCAAGTAA
- the lpxA gene encoding acyl-ACP--UDP-N-acetylglucosamine O-acyltransferase produces the protein MNIHPTAVVHPKAVLADDVEVGAYSVVGEHVRIGAGTRVLSHVCIDGWTDIGERCELHPFVSVGGPPQHMQYKGEPTKVVIGHDNILREYVTVNRATVQGGGVTSIGDSNFLMAYVHVAHDCHLGNHLILANAASLAGHITIGDHAIIGGLSGIHQFVRIGAYAMVGGCCALGQDLPPFMRAAGGYRARMYGLNSIGLRRHGFSSERIAALKKSYEVLFRSGHRVAEAVKLARESFSASPDVMQVAAFMEGTKRGICRSVGKEQEGEEE, from the coding sequence GTGAACATACATCCGACCGCGGTGGTCCATCCCAAAGCGGTGCTCGCAGACGATGTGGAAGTGGGCGCCTATTCCGTCGTCGGTGAACACGTCCGGATCGGCGCAGGTACTCGCGTATTGTCCCACGTGTGCATCGATGGGTGGACCGACATCGGAGAGCGGTGCGAATTACATCCTTTTGTCTCGGTCGGCGGACCGCCTCAACATATGCAGTACAAGGGCGAGCCGACCAAAGTCGTGATCGGTCACGACAATATTCTGCGAGAGTACGTCACGGTCAACCGGGCGACGGTGCAAGGCGGAGGAGTCACCAGTATCGGCGACTCCAACTTCCTGATGGCGTATGTCCATGTCGCGCATGATTGCCACCTGGGTAATCATCTCATTCTCGCGAATGCGGCGAGTTTGGCCGGCCATATCACGATCGGCGATCACGCCATCATCGGCGGCCTCTCGGGCATCCACCAGTTCGTGCGGATCGGCGCCTATGCGATGGTCGGCGGCTGCTGCGCCCTCGGCCAGGACCTGCCGCCGTTCATGCGGGCCGCCGGCGGGTATCGCGCCCGGATGTACGGGCTGAACTCCATCGGTCTGCGACGGCATGGTTTCTCCTCCGAGCGCATCGCGGCGCTCAAGAAGTCCTACGAAGTCCTGTTTCGTTCCGGGCACCGGGTGGCGGAGGCCGTTAAGCTGGCGCGTGAGAGCTTCAGTGCCAGCCCGGATGTCATGCAGGTGGCCGCGTTTATGGAAGGGACCAAGCGAGGGATCTGCCGGTCGGTCGGCAAGGAACAAGAGGGCGAAGAGGAGTAG
- the lpxI gene encoding UDP-2,3-diacylglucosamine diphosphatase LpxI (LpxI, functionally equivalent to LpxH, replaces it in LPS biosynthesis in a minority of bacteria.) — protein MAKQVAEQRHASDGQRIGLIAGNGRFPIIFADNAKRLGYSVSAVAHEGETDPELARHVDHIHWIKIGQFGKLIEVLKGDGVQRAVMLGGIKKTHVFSTVRPDFRALALAAKLIHLKDDDILRRVAEEIEQEGIQICESTFGLEGILVEEGTLTRREPSKKEWEDIRYGWDVGKQIGALDIGQCVVVKDRVIVAVEAVEGTDGAIRRGGELAHGGAVVVKRCKPQQDLRFDLPAVGPRTIEVMESVKASVLALEAGRGILLDRDETIAKANRAGIAIIGMT, from the coding sequence GTGGCGAAGCAAGTGGCCGAGCAGAGACACGCATCCGATGGGCAGCGGATCGGGCTGATTGCGGGCAACGGCCGGTTTCCGATCATTTTTGCCGACAATGCGAAGCGGCTCGGATATTCCGTATCCGCGGTGGCGCATGAGGGGGAAACCGACCCGGAACTCGCTCGGCACGTCGATCACATCCACTGGATCAAGATCGGCCAGTTCGGCAAGTTGATCGAGGTGCTCAAGGGTGACGGTGTGCAGCGCGCAGTCATGCTGGGCGGCATCAAGAAGACGCACGTCTTTTCCACGGTCCGGCCGGACTTTCGCGCCTTGGCGCTGGCCGCCAAATTGATTCATCTCAAGGACGACGACATCCTTCGCCGGGTGGCCGAGGAGATCGAACAGGAAGGTATTCAGATCTGTGAATCCACCTTCGGTCTGGAGGGGATCCTTGTCGAAGAAGGCACGTTGACGAGGCGCGAGCCGAGCAAAAAGGAATGGGAAGACATCCGGTACGGTTGGGATGTCGGGAAACAGATCGGAGCGCTGGATATCGGCCAGTGCGTCGTGGTGAAGGATCGGGTGATTGTGGCCGTCGAAGCCGTGGAAGGAACCGATGGCGCCATCCGCCGGGGCGGTGAACTGGCGCATGGCGGCGCCGTGGTGGTGAAACGGTGCAAGCCCCAGCAGGACCTCAGGTTCGATCTTCCTGCTGTCGGTCCGCGCACCATCGAGGTGATGGAGTCCGTGAAGGCGTCGGTCCTGGCGTTGGAAGCGGGACGCGGGATTCTCCTGGACCGTGACGAAACGATCGCGAAGGCGAACCGTGCCGGCATCGCGATTATCGGAATGACGTAA